A region of Trueperaceae bacterium DNA encodes the following proteins:
- the obgE gene encoding GTPase ObgE, producing MPFRDVLDITVQGGKGGDGGLSFLRLKYVPKGGPDGGHGGDGGSVYLRAVDDITSLDKLVGRTTFRAGTGGQGEGRERAGRAGADVYIDVPVGTRATDRDTGEVVADLVEVGQTAVVARGGKGGRGNASFATATRRTPRFAERGTPGESRRLRLELMVIADVGLVGYPNAGKSSLLAALSSARPAIADYPFTTLSPNLGVVERGHERLTMADIPGIIEDAHLGKGLGLDFLRHVSRTRLLAFVVDSSQDPADALRALRRELREYDPALLDRPALLAANKVDLVDDAERARLERELTRSGLPVVFASATQGTGLEDLKDALFDLLPPRPQGVAPVRGPRPAAEPPRVRRHPSGEGWVVTGTEVEALVSRFDPTNRDAVAYLQQHFRALGIDRLLKRAGARTGDEVHIGEATFDYLAEDEPAGEAEAEGA from the coding sequence ATGCCGTTCAGGGACGTGCTCGACATCACGGTGCAGGGCGGCAAGGGCGGCGACGGCGGCCTGTCGTTCCTGCGCCTGAAGTACGTGCCCAAGGGCGGACCCGACGGCGGCCACGGAGGCGACGGCGGCTCCGTCTACCTGCGGGCCGTCGACGACATCACCTCCCTCGACAAGCTCGTGGGGCGCACGACGTTCAGGGCCGGCACCGGCGGTCAGGGCGAGGGCAGGGAGCGAGCCGGCAGGGCGGGCGCCGACGTCTACATCGACGTGCCGGTGGGCACGCGGGCCACCGACCGCGACACCGGCGAGGTCGTCGCCGACCTGGTGGAGGTGGGGCAGACCGCGGTCGTGGCCAGGGGAGGCAAGGGCGGCCGCGGCAACGCGTCCTTCGCCACCGCCACGCGGCGCACGCCACGCTTCGCCGAGCGCGGCACACCTGGCGAGAGCCGCCGCCTGCGGCTCGAGCTCATGGTCATCGCCGACGTCGGCCTCGTCGGCTACCCGAACGCCGGCAAGTCGAGCCTCCTCGCCGCGCTCTCCAGCGCCCGTCCGGCGATCGCCGACTACCCGTTCACGACGCTGTCGCCGAACCTCGGCGTGGTCGAGCGCGGGCACGAGCGCCTCACCATGGCCGACATCCCGGGGATCATCGAGGACGCGCACCTCGGCAAGGGGCTGGGCCTCGACTTCCTGAGGCACGTGTCGCGCACCCGCCTGCTCGCGTTCGTCGTCGACTCCTCCCAGGACCCCGCGGACGCCCTGCGCGCCCTGCGCCGCGAGCTGAGGGAGTACGACCCCGCGCTGCTCGACCGCCCGGCGCTGCTGGCGGCGAACAAGGTCGACCTCGTGGACGACGCGGAGCGCGCGCGCCTCGAGCGGGAGCTGACGCGCTCCGGCCTGCCCGTGGTCTTCGCCTCCGCGACGCAGGGCACGGGCCTGGAGGACCTCAAGGACGCGCTGTTCGACCTCCTGCCGCCGCGGCCGCAGGGCGTCGCGCCCGTACGGGGTCCGCGCCCGGCCGCGGAGCCGCCGCGCGTGAGGCGCCATCCGAGCGGGGAGGGCTGGGTCGTGACCGGCACCGAGGTCGAGGCGCTCGTCTCGCGCTTCGACCCCACGAACCGCGATGCCGTCGCCTACCTGCAGCAGCACTTCCGCGCGCTGGGCATCGACAGGCTCCTGAAACGGGCCGGCGCCAGGACGGGCGACGAGGTGCACATCGGCGAGGCCACGTTCGACTACCTAGCCGAGGACGAGCCGGCGGGCGAGGCCGAGGCGGAGGGGGCCTAG